A window of the Agrococcus jejuensis genome harbors these coding sequences:
- a CDS encoding TetR/AcrR family transcriptional regulator: protein MGRPQDPTIRPRLLGEIQEAMQGSTLSSVTFRGLAGELGLSTYSLSYHFGSRAELIDAILEGTIRARAELLGDQDLSTLSRAEMRTFLRDGYPLTLEEPYAAGVRMQFEAGALERIDPDMGQRIADSHAAWTDQFRRWFEAQGLAPERAAVGSRALTDAFFGTQFGFVLTDDRDAAVAATELAVEALMTHLLGPEPA, encoded by the coding sequence ATGGGGCGACCGCAGGATCCGACGATCCGACCGCGACTGCTGGGCGAGATCCAGGAGGCGATGCAGGGCTCGACGCTGAGCTCGGTGACCTTCCGCGGCCTCGCGGGCGAGCTCGGGCTGTCGACCTACTCGCTCAGCTACCACTTCGGCTCGCGCGCCGAGCTCATCGACGCCATCCTCGAGGGCACGATCCGCGCACGCGCCGAGCTGCTCGGCGACCAGGACCTCTCGACGCTGTCGCGCGCCGAGATGCGCACGTTCCTGCGCGACGGATACCCGCTCACGCTCGAGGAGCCCTACGCGGCGGGTGTGCGGATGCAGTTCGAGGCCGGCGCGCTCGAGCGCATCGACCCCGACATGGGGCAGCGGATCGCCGACAGCCATGCGGCGTGGACGGATCAGTTCCGACGCTGGTTCGAGGCGCAGGGGCTCGCGCCCGAGCGTGCGGCCGTCGGGTCGCGCGCGCTCACCGACGCGTTCTTCGGCACGCAGTTCGGGTTCGTGCTCACCGACGACCGGGATGCGGCGGTCGCCGCCACCGAGCTCGCCGTCGAGGCGCTCATGACGCACCTGCTGGGGCCCGAGCCCGCCTGA